In Alkalihalobacillus sp. FSL W8-0930, a single window of DNA contains:
- the yicI gene encoding alpha-xylosidase, protein MKFSNGCWMDKEGHIIKSPAELYDWKQDQGKLTLYAPFQKIHHIGQTLDGGVLTVELSSPIENVIRVKAYHHVGSVTEEPSFARADQKPNVNIEEKEEEILVSSGQLHAHVKRDPWKIDFRFDQKLLTSSESRSLSYIHNEKGEPYMREQLSLDIGELIYGLGERFTPFVKNGQVVDIWNEDGGTGSEQTYKNIPFYISNKGYGVFVNHPEHVSFEVASEKVSKSQFSVEGECLDYYIIAGEGLKEVLHNYTELTGKPPLVPSWSFGLWLSTSFLTNYDEKTVHSFVDEMIERDIPLDVFHFDCLWMKELEWCNFEWDDRVFPDPVNMLKRLKEKGLKICVWINPYIAQKSPLFKEAADLGFLLKREDGRVWQWDKWQAGMGLVDFTNPAATKWYTDHLDKLIDMGVDSFKTDFGERIPLDVVYADGSCPKKMHNYYTQLYNESVFELLEKRFGTSQAVVFARSATVGGQTMPVHWGGDSFSNYSSMAETLRGGLSLSLAGFAYWSHDIGGFETGSTPDLYKRWTQFGLLSSHSRYHGSGDYKVPWLYDEEAVEVTRQFTKLKCRLMPYLYSTAVEATKTGVPMLRPMVLEFPEDETCHYLDRQYTLGSELLIAPIFNDQGNVRYYLPRGEWTNLITNAKVRGERWITETHDYTSLPLMVRENSILVYGQTDSTASYDFTENVSLHLFSLIDGEEAKAILVRESGDAAGYVIATKAGSTITVKTSGFTSVYSIVLRNVHSIRSHSSGDQQQTVDGTELTIESGVEEVVVEL, encoded by the coding sequence ATGAAGTTTAGTAATGGATGTTGGATGGATAAAGAAGGGCATATCATTAAAAGTCCAGCTGAGTTGTACGACTGGAAACAAGATCAGGGGAAGTTGACATTGTACGCCCCCTTTCAAAAAATTCACCACATTGGTCAGACCCTTGATGGAGGGGTCTTAACGGTCGAATTGTCATCACCAATAGAGAACGTCATTCGCGTGAAAGCCTATCATCATGTAGGTTCTGTTACAGAAGAGCCATCATTTGCTCGCGCAGATCAAAAGCCTAATGTGAATATAGAGGAAAAGGAAGAAGAGATCCTTGTTTCATCCGGACAGCTGCATGCACATGTGAAGCGAGATCCGTGGAAAATTGATTTCAGGTTTGATCAGAAGCTACTGACTTCGAGTGAATCTAGATCACTTAGCTATATTCATAATGAAAAAGGCGAGCCCTACATGCGTGAACAGCTTTCACTTGATATTGGGGAACTGATCTATGGACTTGGCGAACGATTTACTCCATTTGTGAAAAATGGTCAGGTCGTTGATATCTGGAATGAGGACGGGGGAACGGGGAGTGAGCAGACTTATAAGAACATTCCTTTTTACATAAGTAACAAGGGATACGGCGTATTTGTGAATCATCCAGAACACGTTTCTTTTGAAGTGGCTTCTGAAAAAGTATCCAAATCTCAGTTCAGTGTGGAAGGGGAATGCCTTGATTATTACATCATTGCAGGTGAAGGGTTAAAAGAGGTACTACACAACTACACAGAGCTAACAGGAAAACCACCACTCGTTCCATCGTGGTCTTTCGGTCTGTGGCTTAGCACCTCTTTTCTAACAAACTATGATGAGAAGACCGTCCATTCGTTCGTAGATGAAATGATTGAACGAGACATTCCGCTTGATGTCTTCCATTTTGACTGCCTATGGATGAAGGAACTAGAATGGTGTAATTTTGAATGGGATGACCGTGTCTTTCCAGACCCGGTAAATATGTTAAAGCGACTAAAAGAGAAGGGATTAAAGATTTGTGTCTGGATTAACCCATACATTGCTCAAAAATCTCCACTATTTAAAGAGGCAGCAGATCTTGGTTTTCTTTTAAAAAGAGAAGATGGACGTGTGTGGCAATGGGATAAGTGGCAGGCGGGAATGGGCTTAGTAGATTTTACAAACCCAGCTGCGACAAAGTGGTACACAGATCATCTAGATAAACTGATTGATATGGGTGTAGACAGCTTTAAAACAGACTTTGGAGAGCGTATCCCCCTTGATGTTGTGTATGCAGATGGATCATGCCCGAAGAAAATGCATAACTATTATACACAGCTCTACAATGAAAGCGTGTTCGAATTATTAGAGAAACGATTCGGAACGTCTCAAGCTGTTGTCTTTGCGCGCTCGGCAACCGTTGGGGGTCAGACGATGCCTGTTCATTGGGGTGGTGATAGCTTCTCTAACTATTCATCTATGGCAGAAACCTTACGTGGAGGTCTCTCCCTGAGTCTGGCAGGCTTTGCTTACTGGAGTCATGATATTGGGGGATTTGAGACGGGATCAACACCAGATCTATACAAACGCTGGACTCAATTTGGACTTTTATCCTCTCACAGCCGTTACCATGGTAGTGGTGATTACAAAGTGCCGTGGCTCTATGATGAGGAAGCGGTAGAAGTTACACGGCAATTCACTAAGCTAAAGTGTCGCCTTATGCCTTATTTGTATTCGACCGCAGTGGAGGCAACAAAAACAGGTGTTCCAATGCTTCGGCCAATGGTTCTTGAATTTCCTGAGGATGAAACATGTCATTATCTTGATCGACAATACACACTTGGAAGCGAGCTTCTCATAGCACCGATTTTTAATGATCAAGGGAATGTACGCTACTACTTACCAAGAGGTGAATGGACCAACCTGATTACGAACGCTAAAGTGAGAGGAGAACGGTGGATCACTGAAACACATGATTACACATCCTTACCACTAATGGTTCGTGAAAACTCCATTCTGGTATATGGTCAAACCGACTCCACGGCGAGCTACGATTTTACAGAGAATGTCTCGCTACATCTTTTCTCGCTTATTGACGGAGAGGAAGCAAAAGCAATTCTTGTGCGTGAGTCAGGAGATGCAGCTGGATATGTCATCGCGACTAAAGCAGGCTCAACGATTACCGTGAAAACAAGCGGATTCACATCTGTATATTCCATTGTTCTACGTAATGTACATTCCATTCGTTCTCATTCAAGTGGGGATCAGCAACAAACAGTGGATGGGACAGAGCTTACAATTGAATCGGGCGTAGAAGAAGTGGTGGTTGAGTTGTAA
- a CDS encoding LacI family DNA-binding transcriptional regulator — MIAVTKTTAKTIAEKLGLSIATVDRALNNRGNVKKETYQRIMDMVEELGYKPNKLASVLSRKMNYKIAIIYPSFGQYFWDQVEVGLNKAIHELTDYGAEFTVFRMHEAELSAQTLIRNIMDQDQYHAIAIAAGEEPLDDVIREAMAKGITICTFNQDIQTSGRLFYVGVDYEQAGKLAAELTCKFVGKKGRVAVVGKNDDFQTRTKNQGFLDAVEAYPDVEGIGPFSVEEFLSQTDPIDGVYVSTSDIFRVAEALSEQKRTPIIICHDLNQEIYQYLNTGVITAAITQEPFNQGYLVLTQLFGYLAFEEDIKEHQIIKLEVVMKENAKYYV; from the coding sequence ATGATAGCGGTTACAAAAACCACAGCCAAAACCATAGCAGAAAAACTAGGTTTATCTATAGCCACTGTAGACCGCGCTCTGAATAATCGAGGAAATGTCAAAAAGGAAACCTATCAGCGCATTATGGATATGGTGGAAGAATTGGGATACAAGCCAAATAAACTAGCTTCTGTTCTATCACGGAAAATGAACTATAAGATTGCTATTATCTATCCATCCTTTGGCCAATATTTCTGGGATCAAGTGGAGGTAGGGCTGAATAAAGCCATTCATGAGCTAACGGATTATGGCGCTGAGTTTACCGTTTTTCGAATGCACGAAGCAGAACTGTCTGCACAAACGCTCATACGTAACATTATGGATCAGGATCAGTATCATGCCATTGCTATAGCTGCTGGTGAAGAACCGCTTGATGATGTGATCAGAGAAGCAATGGCTAAAGGCATAACGATTTGTACGTTCAATCAGGACATTCAAACGAGTGGTCGATTGTTTTATGTAGGTGTCGACTATGAGCAAGCGGGCAAGCTTGCAGCTGAATTAACATGCAAGTTTGTAGGCAAGAAAGGCCGTGTGGCGGTTGTCGGCAAAAATGATGACTTTCAGACGCGAACAAAGAATCAAGGTTTTCTTGATGCGGTTGAAGCTTATCCCGACGTAGAAGGTATTGGGCCATTCTCTGTGGAGGAATTTCTCAGTCAAACCGACCCCATTGATGGCGTATATGTTTCAACCTCCGATATCTTTAGAGTCGCAGAGGCCTTGTCCGAACAGAAACGAACCCCCATCATAATCTGTCATGATTTAAATCAAGAAATCTATCAATATTTGAATACGGGAGTCATTACAGCTGCAATCACTCAAGAGCCTTTTAACCAAGGGTACTTGGTTTTGACTCAATTATTTGGCTATCTTGCTTTTGAAGAGGATATAAAAGAGCATCAAATCATAAAGTTAGAAGTAGTGATGAAGGAAAATGCTAAGTATTATGTATAG
- a CDS encoding polysaccharide biosynthesis protein codes for MKNQFLRGTFYLTGATFLSKILGFIYIMPFVLIVGDSGYALYKYAYAPYTLMLSVATLGLPMAVSKYVAKYNSLGDYQAGRDLLNKGLKLMMGMGVLTFLALFFLAPSLASVVIKEGDVSGNTHEDVVYVIRLVSIALLIIPPMSMMRGFFQGNQQMGPSAFSTVLEQIVRILFILAGSFTVLYILDGTATQAVGISTMGAFVGGLASLGLLVWFFVRRKDLFPAFRNKHGEHQPIEWLPMLKELTSYAIPFVLVGLAIPLYQNIDTFTINNLLTDAGYSLVEAEQVNAIIGLAQILVLVPVSLATAFSISLIPNITGSFSKGDMKDVTDKIKQTFILLMFVLLPAVVGMTLLSDPIYTSIFGENNQPELGGRILAWYAPMGILFSLFSVAAAILQGINKQKQAIIGLGLGVVVKVVLNALLIPTFYELGPIIATYAGYFVSVCYLTAVIYRNVKIPVFKLLKPLVPIGLMVVLMMVVVVATEFLVRLALADVVGNYPLSFIVTGVSVLAGAGVYLVVSKQTGLIRLIVRRNG; via the coding sequence GTGAAGAATCAATTTCTAAGAGGAACCTTCTATTTGACGGGAGCGACCTTTCTATCGAAAATTCTTGGATTTATCTATATTATGCCGTTTGTTCTTATTGTAGGAGACTCGGGCTATGCTCTCTATAAATACGCGTACGCGCCCTATACATTAATGCTAAGTGTGGCAACACTTGGTTTACCTATGGCTGTATCTAAGTATGTGGCCAAATACAATAGTCTGGGAGACTACCAGGCAGGAAGAGATCTATTAAATAAAGGATTAAAACTCATGATGGGCATGGGTGTCCTGACATTTCTGGCACTGTTTTTTTTAGCGCCATCTCTTGCGTCAGTTGTTATAAAAGAAGGAGATGTGAGTGGGAATACTCATGAAGATGTTGTCTACGTCATCCGACTCGTAAGTATTGCCTTATTAATTATTCCTCCAATGAGTATGATGAGAGGATTCTTTCAAGGGAATCAACAGATGGGACCCTCTGCATTTAGTACCGTTCTGGAGCAAATTGTCCGCATCCTCTTTATTCTAGCTGGTTCCTTTACCGTTTTATACATACTGGATGGAACGGCCACTCAAGCCGTTGGAATTAGTACGATGGGAGCGTTTGTTGGAGGACTGGCAAGCTTAGGGCTGCTTGTATGGTTTTTTGTGCGCAGAAAAGATTTATTTCCAGCCTTCAGAAATAAGCATGGTGAACATCAACCAATTGAATGGTTGCCGATGCTTAAGGAGCTGACAAGCTATGCTATACCTTTTGTATTAGTTGGGCTTGCCATTCCGCTTTATCAAAACATCGATACCTTTACCATAAATAATTTATTAACAGATGCCGGCTATAGTCTAGTGGAGGCTGAGCAGGTAAATGCAATCATCGGTCTTGCTCAAATTCTTGTACTAGTCCCCGTTTCTCTTGCGACGGCATTTAGTATCTCACTTATCCCAAATATCACAGGATCCTTTAGTAAGGGAGACATGAAGGACGTTACAGACAAAATTAAACAAACGTTTATTTTACTTATGTTTGTCCTGTTACCTGCGGTTGTGGGGATGACATTATTAAGTGATCCGATCTATACAAGTATATTTGGCGAGAACAACCAGCCTGAACTCGGTGGACGAATCCTTGCGTGGTATGCGCCAATGGGCATTCTGTTTTCGCTATTCTCCGTAGCCGCAGCTATTTTACAAGGAATAAACAAGCAAAAGCAGGCGATCATTGGCTTAGGACTAGGAGTTGTAGTCAAGGTGGTGCTTAATGCGTTACTCATTCCTACCTTCTATGAGCTCGGTCCAATCATTGCAACATATGCGGGTTATTTTGTATCGGTTTGTTATTTAACAGCAGTCATTTACCGAAACGTGAAGATTCCTGTTTTTAAACTTCTCAAGCCACTTGTTCCAATTGGTTTGATGGTTGTCCTAATGATGGTAGTTGTAGTAGCAACCGAGTTTCTCGTTCGACTTGCGCTAGCGGATGTAGTAGGGAACTATCCCCTTTCCTTTATTGTTACAGGAGTATCCGTACTAGCCGGAGCAGGTGTATATCTTGTTGTGAGTAAGCAGACTGGTTTGATCCGATTGATTGTTAGGAGAAATGGTTAA
- a CDS encoding ATP-binding protein — protein sequence MNQVSAIYQTRDSEHGEASGYASFERIISEIQHVLNKRYGKTYQLYASEDSFFDHWSLLEKDVQTSSDQVHHVSTIFEKLQQRTFTYDEEKDTPDYSIHLSLLNNVFCYEKEGVAFAQIPVFEEFGASILSRNCVFSIGDQELAAFLETVQTRIWEESCKEVTVYTDTEEGMTRKEESVTHSVKRSEVILDLSVKDDIYQSLDQFFDKDRTFYQTYNIPYRRGILLYGPPGNGKTTLVKSIAGSIHAPIAYWQITEFTTSDSIEEVFTAARRLSPMVLVIEDIDSMPEGVRSFFLNTLDGATSKEGIFLIGTTNYPEKIDPGLMNRGGRFDRAYEISLPTLELRTQYMKQRGFLSFLDNEEVQEIADATEGFSFAQLSELFVSMVLAWHNNGEVHALHIIKSMQGEHQKSKKGHWMKQSGRMGF from the coding sequence ATGAACCAAGTTTCAGCTATTTATCAAACAAGAGATTCAGAGCATGGTGAAGCTTCTGGATATGCTTCATTTGAACGAATCATATCTGAGATTCAACATGTCTTAAACAAACGGTACGGTAAAACGTATCAGCTATATGCAAGTGAGGATTCATTCTTTGATCATTGGAGTTTACTAGAGAAGGATGTTCAAACATCATCAGATCAGGTTCATCATGTATCGACAATTTTCGAAAAGCTACAACAACGGACATTTACATATGATGAAGAGAAGGATACGCCTGATTATTCGATCCATCTTTCTTTATTAAATAATGTATTCTGCTATGAAAAAGAAGGGGTGGCATTCGCTCAAATCCCTGTCTTTGAAGAATTTGGAGCAAGTATTTTGAGTCGAAACTGCGTGTTTAGTATTGGAGATCAAGAACTGGCTGCTTTTCTTGAAACGGTCCAAACGAGAATTTGGGAAGAAAGCTGTAAGGAAGTAACCGTTTATACTGACACTGAAGAAGGAATGACTCGAAAAGAAGAATCCGTTACACACTCGGTTAAACGAAGTGAAGTCATTTTAGACTTAAGCGTAAAAGATGATATCTATCAATCCTTAGATCAGTTTTTTGATAAGGACCGTACGTTTTATCAAACATATAACATTCCATATAGACGAGGCATTCTGCTGTATGGACCGCCTGGAAACGGAAAAACAACTCTTGTCAAATCAATAGCTGGCTCGATTCATGCGCCAATTGCCTATTGGCAAATTACTGAATTTACGACAAGTGATTCAATTGAAGAAGTGTTCACTGCAGCCAGACGTTTATCGCCAATGGTTCTAGTCATTGAAGACATTGATTCAATGCCGGAGGGAGTACGTTCGTTCTTTTTAAATACGCTAGACGGAGCAACATCAAAGGAAGGAATCTTCTTAATTGGGACAACCAACTATCCCGAGAAGATTGACCCAGGCTTAATGAATCGTGGTGGGAGATTTGACCGTGCGTATGAGATTAGTCTACCTACCTTGGAGTTACGAACACAGTATATGAAGCAAAGAGGGTTCTTATCTTTCTTAGATAATGAGGAAGTTCAAGAGATAGCAGATGCTACGGAAGGTTTCTCATTTGCACAGCTTTCAGAGCTGTTTGTTAGTATGGTACTGGCCTGGCATAATAATGGAGAGGTTCATGCTCTTCATATCATTAAAAGCATGCAAGGTGAACATCAAAAAAGCAAAAAAGGCCACTGGATGAAGCAGAGTGGAAGGATGGGATTCTAA
- a CDS encoding S-adenosyl-l-methionine hydroxide adenosyltransferase family protein: MNQLLVLQSDFGLSDGAVSAMYGVALSVNPDLTISNLTHDIPPFHIWEASYRLLQTVPYWPKETVFVSVVDPGVGSKRKSIVARLVTGQFVITPDNGTLSHLLKGVRVDEVRELDETKNRLPHSGESYTFHGRDIYAYTGARLASGVISFNEVGGRLNSDQLVRLDINEAKLFTNEAIGQIDILDIRYGNAWTNIPRTLFTQTGATYGDQVKVLLTRARTILYQKTIPFGRSFADVPVGQDLLYVNSLDYLAIGTNQKSFADANAIGTGTGWVVSVQPHH; the protein is encoded by the coding sequence ATGAATCAACTGCTTGTGTTGCAATCTGATTTTGGATTGAGTGATGGGGCGGTTAGTGCCATGTATGGTGTAGCCTTGTCTGTTAATCCAGATTTAACAATATCTAATCTTACGCACGACATTCCACCTTTTCATATCTGGGAGGCTTCTTACCGATTGCTTCAAACCGTTCCTTATTGGCCAAAAGAAACGGTGTTTGTATCAGTTGTGGATCCAGGTGTTGGATCCAAGCGTAAAAGTATAGTTGCAAGGTTAGTTACCGGTCAATTTGTCATAACCCCCGATAATGGGACTCTTTCACATCTGTTAAAAGGTGTTAGAGTTGATGAAGTCAGAGAGCTTGATGAAACGAAAAATCGCTTGCCGCATTCAGGGGAGTCGTACACCTTTCATGGGAGAGACATCTACGCATACACCGGGGCGAGGTTGGCAAGTGGAGTTATATCTTTTAATGAGGTTGGAGGACGATTAAACTCAGACCAACTTGTTCGACTTGACATAAATGAAGCTAAGCTTTTCACAAACGAGGCAATAGGCCAGATTGATATCTTGGACATACGATACGGTAATGCGTGGACAAATATTCCGAGGACATTATTTACACAAACAGGTGCTACTTATGGTGATCAAGTGAAGGTTCTACTCACACGTGCACGTACAATCCTTTATCAAAAAACAATCCCATTTGGTCGATCATTTGCGGATGTTCCTGTTGGGCAGGATCTTCTCTATGTGAACTCTCTTGATTATCTAGCCATTGGAACAAATCAGAAATCATTTGCTGATGCGAATGCAATAGGGACAGGAACCGGTTGGGTTGTCTCAGTTCAGCCACATCATTAA
- a CDS encoding YitT family protein produces the protein MKQRVGESTSIKRGFTTMLIKWAVFLMGLLVLATGGAFMIKSAYGSATWDVLHIGLSLNSGWSIGLWVQLVGLVMIGISCWIDGKKPQVGSFVNIILIGFFLDGMLRLPIYPVDMLWWESLLFLLGGICILGFGAGMYVATGLGAGPRDGMTLVLAKKTGLSIRLVRTLLEGTALLLGWLLGGPVAAGTFLSVFLIGPVMQTSIGFWRKQMARLDEKEESLIPVTEPTLKINES, from the coding sequence ATGAAACAAAGGGTAGGAGAAAGTACGTCCATAAAAAGAGGGTTCACGACAATGCTAATTAAGTGGGCTGTTTTTTTAATGGGGTTACTTGTTTTAGCAACAGGTGGCGCGTTTATGATTAAGTCTGCGTATGGCTCGGCGACATGGGATGTTTTGCACATTGGTTTGTCCCTAAATTCAGGCTGGTCGATCGGCTTATGGGTACAACTTGTTGGATTAGTTATGATTGGCATATCTTGTTGGATTGACGGTAAAAAACCTCAAGTAGGTAGTTTCGTTAATATTATATTAATTGGATTCTTTTTAGACGGAATGCTGCGTTTGCCGATCTATCCCGTAGACATGCTCTGGTGGGAAAGCCTATTATTCCTACTAGGTGGCATTTGCATTCTCGGATTCGGGGCGGGCATGTATGTCGCTACTGGACTAGGTGCAGGGCCAAGAGATGGTATGACGCTTGTTCTTGCAAAGAAAACGGGCTTATCGATTCGACTCGTACGTACGCTCCTTGAAGGTACGGCGTTATTACTTGGTTGGCTACTCGGAGGACCGGTAGCAGCAGGGACATTTTTATCGGTCTTTTTGATTGGACCAGTGATGCAGACATCCATAGGATTTTGGCGCAAACAGATGGCAAGGCTTGATGAAAAAGAAGAGAGCCTTATTCCTGTCACAGAACCTACATTGAAAATAAATGAATCATAA
- a CDS encoding formate/nitrite transporter family protein, protein MEQASLEQVEQMALNKGKAYSDNRMRYLMRSILATMFLGLGIIVSFRTGGYFYEDGSSLAYIAGALTFGVGILLIKHGNADLFTGNTFYFPYASLKGKMTWSTSLKLLSMTYIGNLIGAILFAYFLLATGIFKDPSANGFLMSVAQHKTESSLNELFFRGILCNWLVCLAFFLPLGMKNEMAKIFIMVLLVFSFFVSGYEHSIANMGTFAIAYLHGAPDLTLGGIVHNLIPVTLGNFVGGAVFMGLLLHYLNPTKTEKTV, encoded by the coding sequence ATGGAACAAGCTTCATTAGAACAAGTTGAACAAATGGCACTAAACAAAGGAAAAGCATACTCAGACAATCGCATGAGATATTTGATGCGTTCAATTCTAGCAACCATGTTTTTGGGACTTGGAATTATCGTGTCTTTCCGAACAGGCGGATATTTCTATGAAGATGGGTCGTCTCTTGCGTATATAGCTGGAGCACTTACGTTTGGTGTGGGAATCCTCTTAATCAAACATGGAAATGCAGATTTATTTACAGGTAATACGTTTTATTTCCCGTATGCATCATTAAAAGGAAAAATGACTTGGTCTACATCATTGAAGCTGCTATCTATGACATATATCGGAAACTTAATTGGAGCTATTCTTTTTGCTTACTTCTTGCTTGCAACGGGAATTTTTAAAGACCCTAGTGCAAATGGATTCTTGATGAGTGTCGCACAACACAAAACAGAATCCTCTTTGAATGAGCTTTTCTTTCGCGGAATTCTTTGTAACTGGTTAGTTTGTCTGGCTTTCTTTCTTCCACTAGGAATGAAGAATGAAATGGCTAAGATTTTTATCATGGTTCTACTAGTTTTTAGTTTCTTCGTATCTGGTTACGAACATAGTATTGCTAACATGGGTACATTTGCGATTGCTTACTTACACGGTGCGCCTGATCTGACACTTGGCGGGATCGTTCACAACTTAATTCCGGTAACTCTCGGAAACTTTGTTGGTGGAGCAGTGTTTATGGGCTTATTGTTACATTACTTGAACCCAACTAAAACAGAGAAAACGGTATAA
- a CDS encoding NAD(P)H-binding protein yields MENQPSNETRPVIALTGASGYIGNNLLKKLGKQADIIALSRNGDKYEDSENVTWRSADLFSLKDAEKALEGADYAVYLVHSMMPSAKLTQAKFEDMDLILADNFAQAAKKNGVKQIIYLSGIIPPDADELSRHLRSRLEVEKVLSSYGVPVTTVRAGLIVGPKGSSFPIVKKLVKRLPMMALPKWTRQKTHPIALQDVLHALKGSIGNKKLSGESIDVGGPEIMTYKEMMIDTAEVMGKKRKLLNVPFMTVKLSRLWVSVTTGTPREMVYPLIESLIHPMVANPENMDKDLSYGKISFKEAAKSALEQEEQEKKEKEEQQQNQSNGSSSENTHSKPVISDVRSVQRVLLPEGKTASWAASRYIEWLGEFGRPLIRTSVDQNGSAKIYMLGNEPLLSLTYSHDRSSESRALFYISGGTFAKREETPGRGRLEFRQIPNSQECIIAIHEYKPSLPWFIYTFTQAKFHLWVMYFFKRHLLKQIKQENQHPKLIIEME; encoded by the coding sequence ATGGAGAACCAACCATCAAACGAAACAAGACCTGTTATTGCGTTAACAGGAGCAAGTGGGTACATCGGGAATAACCTTCTTAAAAAACTTGGAAAACAAGCGGATATCATTGCTTTATCAAGAAATGGAGACAAATATGAGGACTCGGAGAATGTGACTTGGAGATCAGCTGACTTATTCTCCCTTAAAGATGCTGAAAAAGCACTTGAAGGCGCAGATTACGCAGTATACCTGGTACATTCCATGATGCCTTCCGCAAAATTAACTCAGGCGAAGTTTGAAGACATGGACCTTATTTTAGCCGATAATTTTGCTCAAGCCGCAAAGAAAAATGGTGTAAAGCAAATCATTTATCTAAGTGGGATTATCCCACCTGATGCAGATGAACTTTCACGGCATTTACGCAGCCGTCTTGAGGTTGAAAAAGTACTCTCATCCTACGGTGTGCCTGTGACAACCGTTCGTGCAGGATTAATCGTTGGTCCTAAAGGCTCCTCGTTCCCGATCGTTAAGAAACTTGTCAAGAGACTTCCAATGATGGCACTTCCTAAATGGACACGTCAAAAAACACATCCCATTGCTCTTCAAGACGTATTGCATGCCCTAAAAGGAAGTATCGGTAATAAGAAGCTCTCAGGTGAATCCATTGATGTCGGTGGACCAGAAATCATGACCTATAAGGAAATGATGATCGATACCGCCGAAGTCATGGGCAAAAAAAGAAAGCTTCTTAACGTTCCGTTTATGACAGTTAAGCTCTCTCGTTTGTGGGTCAGTGTGACAACCGGCACTCCTCGGGAGATGGTCTATCCACTAATTGAAAGCTTAATTCATCCGATGGTTGCGAACCCGGAGAACATGGATAAGGACTTAAGCTACGGGAAAATTTCTTTTAAAGAAGCTGCAAAGTCAGCGCTTGAACAAGAAGAACAAGAAAAGAAGGAAAAAGAAGAACAGCAACAAAATCAGTCGAACGGTTCGTCTAGTGAAAACACCCATTCAAAGCCAGTCATTTCTGATGTTCGATCTGTTCAACGCGTGCTGTTACCTGAAGGCAAAACAGCTTCGTGGGCAGCTAGCCGTTACATTGAGTGGCTGGGGGAGTTTGGACGACCACTGATTCGAACATCTGTTGACCAGAATGGTAGTGCCAAGATCTACATGCTTGGGAACGAACCGCTACTTTCGCTTACGTACTCTCATGATCGTAGTAGTGAGAGTCGTGCACTCTTCTACATCTCAGGCGGAACCTTTGCCAAACGCGAAGAGACACCAGGTAGAGGGCGTCTTGAGTTCAGACAGATTCCGAACTCTCAAGAATGTATCATAGCGATACATGAGTATAAGCCCTCCCTGCCCTGGTTTATTTACACATTCACTCAAGCTAAATTTCATCTATGGGTCATGTACTTTTTCAAACGTCATCTGCTTAAGCAGATTAAGCAGGAGAACCAGCATCCGAAGTTGATTATTGAGATGGAATGA